The Musa acuminata AAA Group cultivar baxijiao chromosome BXJ2-2, Cavendish_Baxijiao_AAA, whole genome shotgun sequence genome contains the following window.
TGAGCCCCAGTGATATTTTTGTGGACATGGATGAGACTTCGTTATTAGTTAGAGTAAAAGCTTCTGGGACTCTCATAACTCTTATGGAAACAAATTGTTTGTTTGAGAGGATAAAGCCTTCTGAAACTATATGGTTGGTACAGATGGAAATGCTGAAAGTATAGGAAATTCTTACAATATAAATGCACCTTTGTTCTTAGATACCACTTTATGAAACTCACTTTTCCTATCAGGTATATAGATGAGGATCAGCTAGTAGTTAACCTGAAAAAGTGTGACAGAGATTTAAAGTGGCCTGATGTGATGGAATCCTGGGAGTCTCTTACAAAAGGAATCCTGCAATTACTGAAAGGAACTTCAATCTACATTGTTGGAGATTCCACAGAGATAAATGAAAACGTTGGCAGTGAACTTGCAACTGGAATTGGGTATGGTTCTTCTATTTTGATTTTCTTCTGTTCCATACAAGTCAGCTATCCATATATAAAATTACCTCATGGTAATCGACGTGTTGCTGAAGCACTGAATTAGTTCTTTAATTTGTTTCCTGCTGGGTGCTAAGTGAAACTGTGCTGTTGACGACTAAGTCGTATCGTTCCTGCATCAGTCGATTAATTCAGGCGAATATATACATTTACAAAAAGCCATTTATTTTTCATGTATGTGATAAGAAGATAGAAGGCTGGAAGTTCCTCTCCCATTGGCATCTCATGCTTATCTTCGAGAGACATTTATGTCCTTCCAAATTTCAACGATTTTCCTTGCTGTTCTTCTGTTGCATCATTAGTGTCCTTGTTTGGTAGCCATGGAGCTGCGATATGCACATGGAAAGTTTTGATGAAATTGAGATAGAAACAATAATGAACTGAGATAGCAATCTTTGAAACTGCATGATAAGCAAAACATTCCATGTATTTTGATTTTCGTCTATACCATCTACTCAGGACCTAAAAACTAGTGTGTCCATGTAACAAAAATAAAAGACTGTAAATGAATGTGAACAATCTGCTTATAAGAACAATAAGTTCAGTACCTTGGACTTCATCTTTAAGCTTAGCACATTCATCAATGATGAATGCTTTTCTGGCaagtaaataaatttttattttttattagaagCTGTTCCAGAAACATTACCAAGGAATATACAGGAAGCCCTTAAACTTCAGTACTCACACCGAAATCCTCTCTATGACTACACAACTGCTTGATACTTCAATTATTCAATTATTTGTTATTATTAAAATGATTGAATAATTAAGAATACTTGGATAATACTTAATCGATACTTCTTGAGAGAATGTTTTATTTTCAATGTTGATCATTCGATCACAGATGAGACAGTTATCTGTTGTTTGTGTTTGAAGTCACATTGTGATTTATGAAATCTAAATGATATTTACACATTTATCATAAGTTCCTCTCAGCTTCTCTATATGATTTCAAGATATGACTATATATTCAGATGCTGTAATTGAATATCAAGTGCTTTCATACCTAATGCATTGGTTTTTGCAGTATCCACACCATATGGTATCCTAAATTTTCAAGATTTGACAAATTGGCATTCCCGTATTGTGTTGTATCTGTATCCTATGTTGGTTTCCACTATTCAAAGACTAGCATAAACTATGCCACTAATCTTTACACTAATTTGGCTTGATTTTCTTAACTTTCTTATTTTTACAAATTTAGATATCTTTTCATTAGATTAATTCACATTTCGGTACTAGATATTTATACTATTTACTTTCTTTTATTGGATATGCTGCAAGGTATCCAGTAACCAATGTATTTTGCCTAGTTTGCATCCTGCAAGTTATCCAGTAAATGCATATGATATATTTACTTGTATGCTCTGATGTGACAAAAAGAGTTGATTGGAAATGGTCTCTTACATTTTAAGGTCCTCAAGGTCAATATTATCATGATTTTGCAGATACATTCCATTTAGTACAAGTGACTTGCTGGAGAGATATGCTCAACAATCTATTGAGTCATGTAAGTTTTCTTTAGTAATTATCAAATACTCATTCATGCTAAAGTAGTTAGAAGGCATACATAGATCATGAACATTATTTCCGGAATTTCTAGTTCTTTATCGTATATATTGCTTCCTTCTCCATGGAAGTTCTCATGTTGAATAAAGGATAAAGCCTATATAAATTTGGATAAAGGAATATTATTCTAGGCAGAGAAAATCTATGACTGACTTGATTGTCTATTGATATTAATATCTAAGAAATATCTAATAATCATGTTATATACTTGGCTAGCAAGTGTTGTATTATCTTGCACTTGTTTCTGGACATAAAAATGAAATGGCTTTACAGTTAGGAGATCATATCATAAAGGTTTTAATTGACTAGATTTTGTTTACTTTGTCACTGTGGGTAATCTACTTCAATAAGTACACCACGTTAGGTCACTTTCGGAAAGATAATTGTCATGCTTGTTTGGAACTTGTAATCTCAATACTGATTTCGCAACTGGTGGGACTTGTACAATACTGGTATACCAACCTATGCTGCATGgtgtcataaaaaaaataaaaaaaaaattggatacCAATCAGTTCCAACCTTTGTGGTCCGCTTTGTCTTTGCTAAACAGTAAATACTGGTAGATATGTACCAATCAGGCTGGTATTTGAAACATTGCTTGCAAAACTTTTTGTTTTCGTATTTGTTGATAAATGGTTTCATGATACAAATATATGATATAAATTATGGATAAGAATTTCTAAAACAAGAAATCGATAGAACTTGTTGGTATAAATAAACAATGAAAAGAGCGCATGAATGTGGCAAACGTATGCTTATGGATCCAagccgccattgatatgttcagtCGATAGGAGTAATAAAGTAAGTTAATGTATAAACAGGTTTGATTTGATTCTAGGTTTGATCGTGAAGCATGAATAATACCTGAGCTGTTTATGTTATTCATGTTCATACTTCTTTGCAAGTGTAAGGCTGACATCCAATTGCATGATCTGGTGATAATGGGTCCCAAAGTTTAAATATGTTCTACAAATCTTATAGTGGGCGAAGAGCAGCTCTACACATTTGCTTTATTCTTCAAGTCCCACATCGACTTCtttggattttcttttttttgttccaTTAAGATGCACAAAAAACaaagcacatgatgaatatgaaagttagatcatgatagttcatgaaatacattagtcTTAGCTTTGTAAAATATCTATCAACTCTTCCAGTTTAGTTATGCTAGAACTTCTTCATGCAGCAACTAAGTGTTATGAAGTTTATATCTCTGAATCATTCATAAATGCAAGATTGGAGACCCTTTGGTGCTCCAAAGTCTTCACTTTTTAATGTTACGCATTTCAGGGGTTGTTTCAGATGGAGTAGATTCTGTTGCTGAAGCTGAAGGTTCTATATTGCAAAGTCTTAGTAGGTACACTTTATAATTTTGTTCTTTTAGTAGTTTTGACTACATTGTGGAGAGTGAAAGATCAATCCAAGTTCAGTATGCTTTTAGCCATGCCCGAAGCGTTGTTGCAACTCTAGGAGGAGAGCATGGAGCTGCTAGAACACATGATAAGTGGCGGTACCTTCATGCAGGATTCACTGTTTGGTTGTCCATATCTGAAGCAGCAGGCAACGCCTTCTTTTACCATTATATGTTTGTTATGCTCATAAACATTGCATTTTTCATTCTGTAACTAACAATTTATCTTGAAATTTCTGAATCCTGATACGATCTCAGTTTTATAACAAGTGAATCTAGAAGGGTCTTCGTTTTGAGTAGAACAGATAATTTGTATGATGTTTCTTATATTATACCATTACTGTATCCTGGGTTCAGATTGTTGACTATGGAATTTAAGGATCCTTATAGTTTCATCCAAGGAAAAGCAAAATAATAGTTGAGAAAACAAGTTTCTTGATTGACATGTAGCATCTCAGTTGTTTAGTTTTCTCTTTGAAAGTGCAGTTAGTCTTGATCATGGGATTAGGATACATGTACATAATATGGATGGAAGATTTTCATCTCTTTTCTCTGTTTAAACATCTTCCTTTGTCCTTTTGGTGGATGTCATGGTTGAAAGATGATGATGCATTGTATCTAAAATTTCAGGACCACTTTAATCTAATTTGACAGAGGTaatttcttgtttggtttaataTTTAAGCAAATAGTAAGCTAGaaacaattataaaaaaaattatgaattaataAGCTATATTGGAGGGATGTTTAGGCATTGGACCCAAGAACAAACAACTTTCAAATTTGCAATATCAAAGCCATTAATTGACTGAAGGTTATAATGGGCCAGCCAACAAAACATTGGCATGGGTCTGGCCTACCTATAACAGGCATTTCTCGTTTCATTTGATTGGTTCCAGGTGGAAAGGATAGTATATGGTGTCTACTGTTTTATTGATCAGGTCAAGACTGCTCGATGTAGCTGACCTGATCAGGGCAAACTTTGTTACATGTAGCATTGCTACAATACTAGAGACATTAAGTACCATTTCTGTTCTCATGCATGAGACATTATTTTTTCATATCAACTGCTGCAATCCATGATACATTTGGACACTGAATGGAAAGAAGTAAGCGGTATCTATTTTCAATTTAGAGTGCTAACTGCTAACCTAGTCACTATCATATTGAGAAAATTTATTTCATGATGATCGATGTTGGTTTGCTGATGCAGATGAAGCTTCTGCTAAGGAGGAGGCCAGAAGGCATGTACAAGACGGAAGGCTTGCTTATTCAAATGCTGATATAGTTATGAAGCTTGGTGGATGGGAACCAGATCAGTCGCGAGTTGTTGCTCAGGCTTGTTTAAGTGCACTGAAACAATTAACCCTGTCAGACAGGCAGCTTACAGGTATGGAGATATCACTTTGTCGGTTGTTATTATGTTCGAAGTTATACAAATTGGGATCTGCCGTAAAGCAAATTCTTTTATGCCAAGTTGCCAACCATGTTCAAGATAGAATTTCATTGATGCACATATGGTTAAGATGCTCCAATGAGCTTCCAGAACTAGCAATCGTTAAGATGCACATATGGATCGTGTAACTTGAAGCTGTAGCATTAATTAAAATAGAATAGCTGATCTGAAAAGGACTGCTGTTACTTTTTCTAACTTTTGCACTTCATCACGAGCTTGAGCATGCATTTCGTTGTATCGAAACCAAATTATGTTATATATAATGGTGGAAGTACAACATAATGCTGCATCTTAGCATCCTTAAGAATTAGAACATTGTTAATCCAAATTAGTTTTTATCTGTATTAAAACCACTCAATAGTGGTACACACTTGAGTTGTGTGGTACTGTGGTCCTAGTGTTGCTGATTTTTAATCAGGTTGTAACTGGATACGTCTCACAGGTAAGAAGAGTCTTTACGTCAGATTAGGGTGTCGTGGAGATTGGCCAGACATCAAGCCCCCAGGATGGGATCCATCAAGTGGAGTACACCCTCCTGAGTCCTAAAAAAGCAATCACGGGATCTTGTGATCTCTTCTCGTTAAGAGAAAAGTCGAAGTTCCAACGAGAACATGCATTGAGAGGTTTGTTTGCCTTGAACTGTCCTTTTTCATGTGTGTTTAtctgtcattattattattattattattacgtgTTTATATGGATTTACGCAGCAGATATTTCAATAATTAAAATGTTTTATTCTCTCCTGACTTCGCCCATGTACAGATTCATATTTGTTTGTCACGTATTTATAACATGAAGTTGATTTCTAATCATATGCCCCCAGTCACATGAACCAATCATATCTCTCTGATCATGTATTGTAGACCTGCTTCTATGCATTGTAGACCTGTTTACAGTGTTATGATTAAAGATGTATTTTTTACAAGGAGGAAAAATAGAGCATGATTCCATTACTAGAACATCTAAAAGGAGGTCCGAACTGGGAAATCAGGTCTCTAGCTGTGCTAAAATCAGATTCCTAGGTAAATAATGTTGAAGAATGTCTTTTTCTATCGTACCCTTTACAAATGCTAGAATGTCACAAAGGATCATAACCCAGCAAACTGAGGGTTGAGTGAATTGACAATGACTATTATTAAGTCGATTTCTAGGAACACAACCTTATAGCAGTTTCTGCATAAAATCACAAATAAAAAGAATTTTGATTATTTCTACATAAGATGCTTACTTActtttttgattattttgatcATAACCCAAAGTAGTTTGTGCCTATGTTTCAGATTGTTCCCCAGAAGTAAATACAAGAAGAATAGACACTCAGCCAGCATTATTATGCTGTCATCGCCTTAGTGGTCGGGTGAGTGGAAACCACAAAGGGTTGTGGcaactttttatctttttctcattCTTCCATGCTTATTTATACACAAAGATTGTAGAATTGCGGCCATCAAGCAGTGTCTCGGCTTGTGCTTGATGGTGTTTCGCACCTTTCCCACCCAGGGAGGGAGGGAGACAATTTTATTTGAGGGATGATACCCACGAGACGTGGACTGTGCCCTCCACTTGATCGACTATGCCCTCGATGAGATGAACCTGTAGTAGCCCATTGTCCCCACTTCAAAGAGTTACAACCAAAGAAGAAATATCAGATAGCATAGGTCGAGATCTATGAATTTACCAACCGACTACATTTCGCCGAAATGGAATGTTGTTCTCAGGCACACATCAGATTGTGTCTGAAACCACAAACCGCATTCGAGAAAAGCTAGTCCGAGACGGATGATGATAGATAGGCTCAATCTAAACAAATCACGTCCATGAATAATTAGTCAGTGCATTTTTAACTGGTGTCCCTTTTTCTTCAGGACCATGCGAGGATTATTTGCATATTGCACTACGAACAAAATGCCActagaattttcttttattaagAAGCCAAGCAAACGAACTGTTCGAGCTTGAAAGTGAGCAGGTGCCACAGCTACTGCTGGTACAGATCCGCCAAGGCGCTGTACCAATCGCTGCGATTCCACGTACTCAAGAGCCCCCATCCATTCATGGATGGATCAACCGCCCTCTCCGAGAGAAGAGATCGATGCGACTCTGCCAAAATCCTAAACCCTGGACTTCGGCCTCCTTGGCTTCGTGTCCTTAGGTGTTGCCTTCGACGAATACGAAATGAAGGTGGCGATCCAACGGACTAGTGACATAGTACTCGCTTGTAGTTAGATCTTATGCATTTTTAgacttacaaaatttatattaatattattataattataaaaaataaaatatttaatatcatttatctTACTATTATCGATTTTATCGATGAAAGATATAACATATCACAACATAAAGAATTATAGATTTTTGTCATTATCGATTTTATCATTAGCAAAATGATCATCTCATGTATTATCGATTTTACTAATGATAGCACCACCTTGAGTCATCTTGGTTCCACTGCCTTAGAAAGTCTATTGGCCTCGCATATCTCGTTGTCGCCCTTGTCCAGTCCCAGTTCATCTTTCTCCGATAATAACCTTTTCTATCTCTCGCTCTTCCAATTGGCCATCGATGCCTATACCTCCGTACCATTGATCTTCGATCGCTCCCATGATGTTCTGCTCTATTGCCAATTGGCCATCAACAGGAGAGAGCTTGTGATGGTCGACGAATTGGGCCGCTACTCCTGGGCCTTTGTCGAGGATGTTCATGTCTATGATGTGGTGTCATGAGTACGACACCATGGGGCCCCCATCTCTAGCTTGCCATAATCCTCCTTTACATGCATTGGGTTGAGGTTGGTGGGCACAACCAGAGAAAAAACGTGCTACGATCCACTCTAGCCTACGACATGATGGTTGATGTC
Protein-coding sequences here:
- the LOC135605749 gene encoding probable inactive shikimate kinase like 2, chloroplastic — encoded protein: MAAALLNSPLSISTQNPKKTLGIPRQDFPLLNPRFSLFDRRKLLSSPFSFSSLILSKRNGVLNRLQSVSGGHVSAIPVESKNYEFSDGDADVELRLDISKLDIMSPSDIFVDMDETSLLVRVKASGTLITLMETNCLFERIKPSETIWYIDEDQLVVNLKKCDRDLKWPDVMESWESLTKGILQLLKGTSIYIVGDSTEINENVGSELATGIGYIPFSTSDLLERYAQQSIESWVVSDGVDSVAEAEGSILQSLSSHARSVVATLGGEHGAARTHDKWRYLHAGFTVWLSISEAADEASAKEEARRHVQDGRLAYSNADIVMKLGGWEPDQSRVVAQACLSALKQLTLSDRQLTGKKSLYVRLGCRGDWPDIKPPGWDPSSGVHPPES